CAACTACAGGATTTGATACTCCAATGGGAGAAATAGTAATTGCTAAAGCATTAAGCGATGGTTATGTAGATTTAGCAGGACCATCTATAAATAGTGAAATGGCAAAAGTATGTAACCTTCTTTTGAAATTGGGTTGTGATAAAGCTATTATAGATGGAGCCTTAAGTAGAAAAACTCAGGCTTCTCCTTCTGTATCTGAAGCTACAATACTGGCTACAGGAGCAGCTTTGTCCTATGATATGGAGGAGACGATTAGAAAAACAGCTTTTACTGTGAAACTTTTGTCTATAGAGGCAGAAAAAGATAAAGAAATTTTAAAATTGGCGCAAAATATTTTAGATAACTCTCGTTTGGGTTTTATATACAAAGACAAGCGTTATAAAACGATAGAACTACCTACAGCTATAGATTCTTCTAAAGAGATTGTTGAAAATTTAGAAGGGGCCACTCATGTAGTTATAAAGGGAGTGGTCTCTGATAAATTAATTGAAGATGTGATGAGAGGTACAGATAAGTATAAAGGAGTAGCGTTTCTTGCAGAAGACTCTACAAAGCTTTTTTTACAAGAAGAAACATTTTTAAAGTTTCAAAAGGGTGGTGGCATTTTAAAAGTACTAAAACCAGTAAATTTAGTTTGCGTTACTATAAATCCTGTCTCCTCTTTAAATTATCAGTATGACAAAAAGGAGTTTTTAGAGAGATTAAAAAGAGAAATCTCTATCCCTGTATTTGATGTAATGGGTGGTGATTAATATTAAATTTTTGACAGAAAAAGAAAGAGAGCAAATAGGCTTTAACTATATAATGGCTAGATTGCAGGTTATAACTCCTTATGGGAAAGAAGAGATGAAAAATGTAAAACCTTT
The sequence above is a segment of the Thermoanaerobacter ethanolicus JW 200 genome. Coding sequences within it:
- the kamB gene encoding lysine 5,6-aminomutase reactivase subunit KamB; the encoded protein is MSKILELLKDYRTISIIGMAKNVGKTTVLNYILSKARGKYTLGLTSIGRDGEEYDQVAFFPKPRIYIAKGSYIATAKEALLNSDITKEIVATTGFDTPMGEIVIAKALSDGYVDLAGPSINSEMAKVCNLLLKLGCDKAIIDGALSRKTQASPSVSEATILATGAALSYDMEETIRKTAFTVKLLSIEAEKDKEILKLAQNILDNSRLGFIYKDKRYKTIELPTAIDSSKEIVENLEGATHVVIKGVVSDKLIEDVMRGTDKYKGVAFLAEDSTKLFLQEETFLKFQKGGGILKVLKPVNLVCVTINPVSSLNYQYDKKEFLERLKREISIPVFDVMGGD